The following proteins are co-located in the Solea senegalensis isolate Sse05_10M linkage group LG12, IFAPA_SoseM_1, whole genome shotgun sequence genome:
- the frmpd3 gene encoding FERM and PDZ domain-containing protein 3 isoform X1 encodes MAKVQDGHTNACESFAMLEESQDGMDSGTLGPALARQVTIQRHPTQGFGFVAGSQRPVIVRSVSADGPSFGKLLPGDQILAINEETVSDAPRERVIDLVRRCKDTIVLTVLQPHQSPKSAFISAAKKARLRTNPPKVRFSEQVSISDPDSTMLKDDSLLLIPNVLKVFLENGQIKSFTFDSRTTVRDVISSLQDRLSLRYIEHFALVLEAGGLEQRLHLLQENQPLTHVVHRTYFQGMKCLFRICFFPKDPADLLRRDPAAFEYLYIQSRNDVIKERFGMDWKSDITLRLAALHIFITVSSARPNQKISLKQVEKEWGLEPFLPLTLLPTVKEKNVCKTLSQLLKTYQHPPPSGNKVPPLQGKLQYMRVLNDLPPFGGMLFHTVGLDEKQSATTLLVGPRHGISHVIDLKNNLTTVLAEFSRVAKVQLYRESQGVARVEVTIHEAKPLVLLMEWPDASNFACLISGYYKLFVDPKRTIYFRTSGQSHLTKADYRSSHHAHPRSVATSVPSGGRRGDERESSHRESGSSRALVPAEPQHLGLCHVHLQEQQQYQEIQTHVELDVNENFISQDPPGRPRTKSDPTQQSTEEIAGVLESPAVENAKFRIRAQTMGQSQKNSRYFCDSCKARLRAEGLSGAVNSSGSSGKHCSSACASRDGGAVDLMALPPPGNEEEEEEEEGDSGGEKLQPPAPAIAAPPPGFRDNSSDEDDPKRGRKAQSNTSQAVTPGKLAQAKEDVPVTLIDNVTTRTVRDHAQELDDALVSTLQALEALAASEDYPHHPQQPTQTAGLIVLAAITPESSLDSGHETNSSELTDVSEMVSAMKQNQSQAYLLAHHINKERILCRRDFPLAIPGCTAKTIGTGAFSVGQIRAGCPPKQVILSKTVPFKVSPSQDSAILSVLKDQGGNQDTPQTEREAEKTTNPESTTANIPDTPSKTPEELKASDTSMTAQDQRISNSPGETLCQNLTDGRKGEETSPLNTDSSNKALPSFLPAKISPTKMCQDAKTASSETIKPSEPSTELLPVDDLFCTCPVQQEPGPKLRLKDPQVQKLVMFQSSSPTDDERLRAKSLQLATSKENAVRVGTDPSLAKPSPQIQTKYSPHLPRKPDRKEAAESKTEGSQGKSQPDLQKVPVKTFPILDDPSTPTVSIETVSTLPTRDSKKQSSGKGKSQRSAPFLSFRNLLSATFPARMRRETDERRAQLQKVRQYELEFLEELLKPKSSQGEFLPQGSSPVPSGTPCACQLRTSPVLKAPGISREQRRSCDCKRMCRGMRLPDTPVGSTTETQHRGRERTISKTPPPVSKAPHTQGPTRRPQTLEIKTTRIRSTSLESREPRGEQSSCLPTSTSQTDCVGAPQYKKLQRRYSIGELDNNTSTPVYAEVKPKAKSLEKEMERVRATGLRLPTPVEPVHTQSHQAETKGKKGVFFIQGEELLCESKEGTGEVLLTLPSEDSDDKDKCCSFCFCYRKCEAGDESSEKDELSYSIPLQMLPGMETDSRTFPVVSKTLQVLNAEDCSGEEEEEEEEEEEEPQTQEIDLRACGTLEGSLARVQALQGKTFSLPDGFLNAQLDANELLAILRQCANSPQAEGEARLQPSRIAEYKQELAVRFKEFRASCRRVASVEKSPTRMLAVVSASFQVLCELTQTFIKLVRGVRSEAQRLQLLRKVEEVAINYTLLLRAAEESMGHSSSLPTKTVSAQVSSNTNNMSSLTRPIKTLPAQSK; translated from the exons GGACAGATTAAGTCCTTTACGTTTGATAGCCGTACCACTGTTAGG GATGTGATTTCCTCACTGCAGGACCGCCTCTCACTGCGCTATATAGAGCATTTTGCCTTAGTCCTTGAGGCAGGTGGTCTGGAGCAGAGGTTGCATCTGCTCCAAGAGAACCAGCCTTTGACACAT GTGGTGCATAGAACCTATTTCCAAGGGATGAAGTGTCTGTTCCGCATCTGCTTCTTCCCCAAGGACCCTGCAGACCTGCTGAGAAGGGACCCGGCTGCATTTGAGTACCTCTATATACAG AGTCGCAATGATGTTATTAAAGAGCGTTTTGGCATGGACTGGAAATCAGACATCACGTTACGTTTGGCTGCACTCCACATCTTCATCACTGTGTCCTCAGCAAGGCCAAATCAGAAGATCTCACTCAAGCAAGTTGA AAAAGAATGGGGGCTAGAGCCTTTCCTACCCCTTACTCTGCTTCCAACTGTCAAGGAGAAGAATGTGTGTAAGACCCTGTCTCAGTTGCTGAAGACCTACCAGCATCCACCACCATCAGGCAACAAG GTTCCTCCTCTCCAAGGAAAGCTGCAGTACATGCGAGTACTCAATGACCTCCCACCTTTTGGAGGAATGCTGTTCCATACTGTTGGACTG gaCGAGAAacaatcagccacaacattactTGTGGGTCCTCGACATGGCATTAGTCATGTGATTGACTTGAAAAACAACCTTACCACTGTTCTGGCTGAGTTCAGTAGGGTAGCTAAGGTTCAACTCTACAGAGAGAGCCAAGGAGTGGCACGTGTGGAGGTCACAATCCATGAAGCCAAG CCCCTGGTCCTACTCATGGAATGGCCTGATGCCAGTAATTTTGCATGCCTTATCTCTGGCTACTACAAGCTGTTTGTAGACCCTAAACGGACAATTTACTTCCGAACATCTGGTCAGTCTCATCTGACCAAAGCAG ATTACAGAAGCTCTCACCACGCCCACCCCCGTTCCGTGGCAACCAGTGTGCCAAGTGGCGGTCGTCGAGGAGATGAGAGGGAAAGCTCGCACAGGGAGTCGGGGTCTTCAAGGGCCCTAGTTCCAGCAGAGCCTCAACATCTAGGCCTATGTCATGTCCACCTTCAAGAACAACAGCAATATCAGGAGATCCAGACGCATGTTGAACTCGACGTTAATGAGAATTTTATTTCTCAGGATCCCCCTGGCCGGCCTCGCACCAAGTCAGACCCCACCCAACAGAGTACAGAGGAAATAGCTGGAGTTCTAGAGAGCCCAGCAGTGGAGAATGCAAAATTCAGAATCCGAGCCCAAACAATGGGACAATCTCAGAAAAATTCACGATACTTTTGCGACTCCTGCAAAGCCAGACTAAGAGCCGAGGGTCTGTCAGGAGCAGTGAACAGTAGTGGGAGTTCTGGGAAACACTGCTCCAGTGCGTGTGCCTCCCGAGATGGAGGTGCTGTTGATCTCATGGCCCTTCCACCCCCAGgtaatgaagaggaggaggaggaagaggagggagacagTGGTGGAGAGAAACTCCAACCACCTGCACCTGCTATTGCTGCCCCACCACCTGGATTTAGGGACAACAGTTCAGATGAGGATGACCctaagagagggaggaaggctCAGTCCAATACCAGCCAAGCAGTTACTCCTGGGAAGCTGGCTCAAGCCAAGGAAGATGTGCCTGTGACTCTTATTGATAATGTGACCACAAGAACTGTCCGAGATCATGCCCAGGAGCTTGATGATGCCTTGGTGTCCACTTTACAGGCACTAGAGGCTCTGGCAGCTTCTGAGGACTACCCCCATCACCCTCAGCAGCCAACACAGACTGCAG GGCTGATTGTCTTGGCTGCCATTACACCTGAATCTTCACTGGACTCGGGCCATGAGACAAACTCGTCTGAATTGACAGATGTTTCTGAGATGGTGTCGGCTATGAAGCAGAACCAGAGCCAGGCCTACCTGCTGGCTCACCATATCAACAAAGAACGTATTCTTTGCCGCCGTGATTTCCCCCTGGCTATCCCTGGCTGCACCGCAAAAACTATAGGAACAGGGGCCTTCTCTGTGGGTCAGATTCGTGCCGGGTGTCCACCCAAGCAAGTAATCCTCAGCAAGACCGTTCCCTTTAAAGTGAGTCCCAGTCAAGACTCAGCAATACTCAGTGTTCTGAAAGATCAAGGGGGCAATCAAGACACTCCTCAGACTGAAAgggaagctgaaaaaacaacaaaccctgAATCCACCACAGCAAACATCCCTGACACCCCATCAAAGACACCTGAGGAACTTAAAGCGTCTGATACGTCAATGACAGCTCAAGACCAGAGGATATCAAATTCACCTGGGGAGACACTGTGCCAAAATCTTACTGATGGTAGAAAGGGAGAGGAAACCTCACCTCTTAATACAGACTCAAGCAACAAAGCCTTACCATCCTTCTTACCTGCCAAAATTTCCCCCACAAAAATGTGCCAAGATGCCAAAACCGCCTCTAGTGAGACCATTAAGCCTTCAGAACCTTCTACAGAACTTCTGCCAGTTGATGACCTTTTCTGCACATGCCCAGTACAACAGGAGCCAGGGCCAAAACTACGACTTAAAGACCCACAGGTTCAGAAGCTAGTCATGTTTCAATCCTCTTCACCTACAGATGACGAGCGTCTACGAGCCAAAAGCCTCCAGCTGGCTACCAGCAAAGAAAATGCAGTTAGAGTAGGAACAGACCCTAGTTTGGCCAAACCCAGTCCTCAGATACAAACAAAGTACTCCCCTCATTTGCCTAGAAAACCAGACCGAAAAGAAGCTGCTGAAAGCAAGACTGAGGGTTCCCAAGGCAAATCCCAACCTGATTTACAGAAAGTCCCTGTCAAAACCTTCCCTATTTTAGATGATCCATCAACACCTACTGTATCCATAGAAACAGTCTCCACTCTCCCAACAAGAGACTCAAAGAAGCAAAGCAGTGGTAAGGGGAAATCCCAGCGTAGTGCCCCTTTCTTGAGCTTTAGAAACCTTCTTTCAGCTACGTTCCCAGCAAGAATGCGAAGAGAAACAGATGAGCGAAGAGCTCAGTTACAGAAAGTCCGACAATATGAGCTAGAATTTTTAGAAGAGCTGCTAAAGCCAAAGTCATCACAAGGAGAATTTTTGCCCCAGGGATCCTCACCTGTGCCATCAGGCACTCCTTGTGCCTGCCAGCTTCGCACCAGCCCTGTCTTAAAGGCACCAGGTATCTCCAGGGAGCAGAGACGCAGCTGTGACTGTAAGCGAATGTGTAGGGGCATGCGACTACCTGACACACCAGTTGGCTCAACAACGGAGACacaacacagaggcagagagaggactATCTCAAAGACACCTCCACCAGTCTCCAAAGCTCCTCACACTCAAGGTCCTACGAGAAGACCTCAGACATTGGAGATTAAGACAACACGAATACGCTCTACCAGCCTTGAGTCAAGAGAGCCAAGGGGCGAGCAGAGCTCCTGCCTGCCCACTTCTACTTCTCAAACAGATTGCGTGGGAGCCCCACAATATAAGAAGCTCCAGAGGCGATACAGCATTGGAGAACTGGATAATAACACTAGTACACCTGTGTATGCTGAGGTGAAGCCCAAAGCTAAGAGTCTAGAGAAGGAGATGGAGAGGGTGAGGGCCACAGGGCTGAGGCTACCCACTCCAGTGGAGCCAgtccacacacagtctcaccAGGCAGAGACAAAGGGGAAAAagggtgtgttttttattcaggGAGAAGAGCTACTATGTGAAAGCAAAGAGGGAACTGGTGAGGTGCTGTTGACCCTGCCGAGTGAAGACAGTGATGATAAGGATAAATgctgttcattttgtttctgcTACAGAAAGTGTGAGGCAGGAGATGAAAGCAGTGAGAAGGATGAGCTCTCATATTCCATACCACTTCAAATGCTACCAGGCATGGAGACAGACTCACGTACCTTTCCTGTAGTAAGCAAAACACTGCAGGTTCTCAATGCAGAAGACTgcagtggagaggaagaggaggaggaggaggaagaagaagaggagccaCAGACACAGGAGATTGACCTTAGAGCTTGTGGTACATTAGAGGGGAGCCTGGCACGGGTGCAGGCTTTACAAGGCAAAACATTCAGTTTACCTGATGGTTTTCTAAATGCCCAGTTGGATGCTAATGAGTTGCTAGCGATCCTGCGTCAGTGTGCTAACAGCCCACAAGCTGAGGGTGAGGCTCGTCTTCAGCCCTCACGGATTGCAGAGTACAAACAGGAGCTGGCTGTGCGCTTCAAGGAATTCAGAGCATCTTGTCGACGAGTGGCAAGTGTTGAAAAAAGCCCAACACGTATGCTTGCTGTTGTGTCCGCTAGCTTTCAAGTGTTGTGTGAACTAACTCAAACCTTTATCAAATTAGTCAGAGGGGTTCGTTCAGAAGCCCAGAGGCTGCAGCTGTTGAGAAAAGTTGAGGAAGTAGCTATCAATTACACTTTGCTTCTGCGCGCAGCTGAAGAATCAATGGGACACTCAAGCAGTCTGCCAACTAAGACAGTGAGTGCTCAAGTTTCCTCCAACACCAATAACATGAGCTCCCTCACTCGACCTATCAAAACTCTGCCTGCCCAGTCAAAATAA
- the frmpd3 gene encoding FERM and PDZ domain-containing protein 3 isoform X2, whose product MAKVQDGHTNACESFAMLEESQDGMDSGTLGPALARQVTIQRHPTQGFGFVAGSQRPVIVRSVSADGPSFGKLLPGDQILAINEETVSDAPRERVIDLVRRCKDTIVLTVLQPHQSPKSAFISAAKKARLRTNPPKVRFSEQVSISDPDSTMLKDDSLLLIPNVLKVFLENGQIKSFTFDSRTTVRDVISSLQDRLSLRYIEHFALVLEAGGLEQRLHLLQENQPLTHDPADLLRRDPAAFEYLYIQSRNDVIKERFGMDWKSDITLRLAALHIFITVSSARPNQKISLKQVEKEWGLEPFLPLTLLPTVKEKNVCKTLSQLLKTYQHPPPSGNKVPPLQGKLQYMRVLNDLPPFGGMLFHTVGLDEKQSATTLLVGPRHGISHVIDLKNNLTTVLAEFSRVAKVQLYRESQGVARVEVTIHEAKPLVLLMEWPDASNFACLISGYYKLFVDPKRTIYFRTSGQSHLTKADYRSSHHAHPRSVATSVPSGGRRGDERESSHRESGSSRALVPAEPQHLGLCHVHLQEQQQYQEIQTHVELDVNENFISQDPPGRPRTKSDPTQQSTEEIAGVLESPAVENAKFRIRAQTMGQSQKNSRYFCDSCKARLRAEGLSGAVNSSGSSGKHCSSACASRDGGAVDLMALPPPGNEEEEEEEEGDSGGEKLQPPAPAIAAPPPGFRDNSSDEDDPKRGRKAQSNTSQAVTPGKLAQAKEDVPVTLIDNVTTRTVRDHAQELDDALVSTLQALEALAASEDYPHHPQQPTQTAGLIVLAAITPESSLDSGHETNSSELTDVSEMVSAMKQNQSQAYLLAHHINKERILCRRDFPLAIPGCTAKTIGTGAFSVGQIRAGCPPKQVILSKTVPFKVSPSQDSAILSVLKDQGGNQDTPQTEREAEKTTNPESTTANIPDTPSKTPEELKASDTSMTAQDQRISNSPGETLCQNLTDGRKGEETSPLNTDSSNKALPSFLPAKISPTKMCQDAKTASSETIKPSEPSTELLPVDDLFCTCPVQQEPGPKLRLKDPQVQKLVMFQSSSPTDDERLRAKSLQLATSKENAVRVGTDPSLAKPSPQIQTKYSPHLPRKPDRKEAAESKTEGSQGKSQPDLQKVPVKTFPILDDPSTPTVSIETVSTLPTRDSKKQSSGKGKSQRSAPFLSFRNLLSATFPARMRRETDERRAQLQKVRQYELEFLEELLKPKSSQGEFLPQGSSPVPSGTPCACQLRTSPVLKAPGISREQRRSCDCKRMCRGMRLPDTPVGSTTETQHRGRERTISKTPPPVSKAPHTQGPTRRPQTLEIKTTRIRSTSLESREPRGEQSSCLPTSTSQTDCVGAPQYKKLQRRYSIGELDNNTSTPVYAEVKPKAKSLEKEMERVRATGLRLPTPVEPVHTQSHQAETKGKKGVFFIQGEELLCESKEGTGEVLLTLPSEDSDDKDKCCSFCFCYRKCEAGDESSEKDELSYSIPLQMLPGMETDSRTFPVVSKTLQVLNAEDCSGEEEEEEEEEEEEPQTQEIDLRACGTLEGSLARVQALQGKTFSLPDGFLNAQLDANELLAILRQCANSPQAEGEARLQPSRIAEYKQELAVRFKEFRASCRRVASVEKSPTRMLAVVSASFQVLCELTQTFIKLVRGVRSEAQRLQLLRKVEEVAINYTLLLRAAEESMGHSSSLPTKTVSAQVSSNTNNMSSLTRPIKTLPAQSK is encoded by the exons GGACAGATTAAGTCCTTTACGTTTGATAGCCGTACCACTGTTAGG GATGTGATTTCCTCACTGCAGGACCGCCTCTCACTGCGCTATATAGAGCATTTTGCCTTAGTCCTTGAGGCAGGTGGTCTGGAGCAGAGGTTGCATCTGCTCCAAGAGAACCAGCCTTTGACACAT GACCCTGCAGACCTGCTGAGAAGGGACCCGGCTGCATTTGAGTACCTCTATATACAG AGTCGCAATGATGTTATTAAAGAGCGTTTTGGCATGGACTGGAAATCAGACATCACGTTACGTTTGGCTGCACTCCACATCTTCATCACTGTGTCCTCAGCAAGGCCAAATCAGAAGATCTCACTCAAGCAAGTTGA AAAAGAATGGGGGCTAGAGCCTTTCCTACCCCTTACTCTGCTTCCAACTGTCAAGGAGAAGAATGTGTGTAAGACCCTGTCTCAGTTGCTGAAGACCTACCAGCATCCACCACCATCAGGCAACAAG GTTCCTCCTCTCCAAGGAAAGCTGCAGTACATGCGAGTACTCAATGACCTCCCACCTTTTGGAGGAATGCTGTTCCATACTGTTGGACTG gaCGAGAAacaatcagccacaacattactTGTGGGTCCTCGACATGGCATTAGTCATGTGATTGACTTGAAAAACAACCTTACCACTGTTCTGGCTGAGTTCAGTAGGGTAGCTAAGGTTCAACTCTACAGAGAGAGCCAAGGAGTGGCACGTGTGGAGGTCACAATCCATGAAGCCAAG CCCCTGGTCCTACTCATGGAATGGCCTGATGCCAGTAATTTTGCATGCCTTATCTCTGGCTACTACAAGCTGTTTGTAGACCCTAAACGGACAATTTACTTCCGAACATCTGGTCAGTCTCATCTGACCAAAGCAG ATTACAGAAGCTCTCACCACGCCCACCCCCGTTCCGTGGCAACCAGTGTGCCAAGTGGCGGTCGTCGAGGAGATGAGAGGGAAAGCTCGCACAGGGAGTCGGGGTCTTCAAGGGCCCTAGTTCCAGCAGAGCCTCAACATCTAGGCCTATGTCATGTCCACCTTCAAGAACAACAGCAATATCAGGAGATCCAGACGCATGTTGAACTCGACGTTAATGAGAATTTTATTTCTCAGGATCCCCCTGGCCGGCCTCGCACCAAGTCAGACCCCACCCAACAGAGTACAGAGGAAATAGCTGGAGTTCTAGAGAGCCCAGCAGTGGAGAATGCAAAATTCAGAATCCGAGCCCAAACAATGGGACAATCTCAGAAAAATTCACGATACTTTTGCGACTCCTGCAAAGCCAGACTAAGAGCCGAGGGTCTGTCAGGAGCAGTGAACAGTAGTGGGAGTTCTGGGAAACACTGCTCCAGTGCGTGTGCCTCCCGAGATGGAGGTGCTGTTGATCTCATGGCCCTTCCACCCCCAGgtaatgaagaggaggaggaggaagaggagggagacagTGGTGGAGAGAAACTCCAACCACCTGCACCTGCTATTGCTGCCCCACCACCTGGATTTAGGGACAACAGTTCAGATGAGGATGACCctaagagagggaggaaggctCAGTCCAATACCAGCCAAGCAGTTACTCCTGGGAAGCTGGCTCAAGCCAAGGAAGATGTGCCTGTGACTCTTATTGATAATGTGACCACAAGAACTGTCCGAGATCATGCCCAGGAGCTTGATGATGCCTTGGTGTCCACTTTACAGGCACTAGAGGCTCTGGCAGCTTCTGAGGACTACCCCCATCACCCTCAGCAGCCAACACAGACTGCAG GGCTGATTGTCTTGGCTGCCATTACACCTGAATCTTCACTGGACTCGGGCCATGAGACAAACTCGTCTGAATTGACAGATGTTTCTGAGATGGTGTCGGCTATGAAGCAGAACCAGAGCCAGGCCTACCTGCTGGCTCACCATATCAACAAAGAACGTATTCTTTGCCGCCGTGATTTCCCCCTGGCTATCCCTGGCTGCACCGCAAAAACTATAGGAACAGGGGCCTTCTCTGTGGGTCAGATTCGTGCCGGGTGTCCACCCAAGCAAGTAATCCTCAGCAAGACCGTTCCCTTTAAAGTGAGTCCCAGTCAAGACTCAGCAATACTCAGTGTTCTGAAAGATCAAGGGGGCAATCAAGACACTCCTCAGACTGAAAgggaagctgaaaaaacaacaaaccctgAATCCACCACAGCAAACATCCCTGACACCCCATCAAAGACACCTGAGGAACTTAAAGCGTCTGATACGTCAATGACAGCTCAAGACCAGAGGATATCAAATTCACCTGGGGAGACACTGTGCCAAAATCTTACTGATGGTAGAAAGGGAGAGGAAACCTCACCTCTTAATACAGACTCAAGCAACAAAGCCTTACCATCCTTCTTACCTGCCAAAATTTCCCCCACAAAAATGTGCCAAGATGCCAAAACCGCCTCTAGTGAGACCATTAAGCCTTCAGAACCTTCTACAGAACTTCTGCCAGTTGATGACCTTTTCTGCACATGCCCAGTACAACAGGAGCCAGGGCCAAAACTACGACTTAAAGACCCACAGGTTCAGAAGCTAGTCATGTTTCAATCCTCTTCACCTACAGATGACGAGCGTCTACGAGCCAAAAGCCTCCAGCTGGCTACCAGCAAAGAAAATGCAGTTAGAGTAGGAACAGACCCTAGTTTGGCCAAACCCAGTCCTCAGATACAAACAAAGTACTCCCCTCATTTGCCTAGAAAACCAGACCGAAAAGAAGCTGCTGAAAGCAAGACTGAGGGTTCCCAAGGCAAATCCCAACCTGATTTACAGAAAGTCCCTGTCAAAACCTTCCCTATTTTAGATGATCCATCAACACCTACTGTATCCATAGAAACAGTCTCCACTCTCCCAACAAGAGACTCAAAGAAGCAAAGCAGTGGTAAGGGGAAATCCCAGCGTAGTGCCCCTTTCTTGAGCTTTAGAAACCTTCTTTCAGCTACGTTCCCAGCAAGAATGCGAAGAGAAACAGATGAGCGAAGAGCTCAGTTACAGAAAGTCCGACAATATGAGCTAGAATTTTTAGAAGAGCTGCTAAAGCCAAAGTCATCACAAGGAGAATTTTTGCCCCAGGGATCCTCACCTGTGCCATCAGGCACTCCTTGTGCCTGCCAGCTTCGCACCAGCCCTGTCTTAAAGGCACCAGGTATCTCCAGGGAGCAGAGACGCAGCTGTGACTGTAAGCGAATGTGTAGGGGCATGCGACTACCTGACACACCAGTTGGCTCAACAACGGAGACacaacacagaggcagagagaggactATCTCAAAGACACCTCCACCAGTCTCCAAAGCTCCTCACACTCAAGGTCCTACGAGAAGACCTCAGACATTGGAGATTAAGACAACACGAATACGCTCTACCAGCCTTGAGTCAAGAGAGCCAAGGGGCGAGCAGAGCTCCTGCCTGCCCACTTCTACTTCTCAAACAGATTGCGTGGGAGCCCCACAATATAAGAAGCTCCAGAGGCGATACAGCATTGGAGAACTGGATAATAACACTAGTACACCTGTGTATGCTGAGGTGAAGCCCAAAGCTAAGAGTCTAGAGAAGGAGATGGAGAGGGTGAGGGCCACAGGGCTGAGGCTACCCACTCCAGTGGAGCCAgtccacacacagtctcaccAGGCAGAGACAAAGGGGAAAAagggtgtgttttttattcaggGAGAAGAGCTACTATGTGAAAGCAAAGAGGGAACTGGTGAGGTGCTGTTGACCCTGCCGAGTGAAGACAGTGATGATAAGGATAAATgctgttcattttgtttctgcTACAGAAAGTGTGAGGCAGGAGATGAAAGCAGTGAGAAGGATGAGCTCTCATATTCCATACCACTTCAAATGCTACCAGGCATGGAGACAGACTCACGTACCTTTCCTGTAGTAAGCAAAACACTGCAGGTTCTCAATGCAGAAGACTgcagtggagaggaagaggaggaggaggaggaagaagaagaggagccaCAGACACAGGAGATTGACCTTAGAGCTTGTGGTACATTAGAGGGGAGCCTGGCACGGGTGCAGGCTTTACAAGGCAAAACATTCAGTTTACCTGATGGTTTTCTAAATGCCCAGTTGGATGCTAATGAGTTGCTAGCGATCCTGCGTCAGTGTGCTAACAGCCCACAAGCTGAGGGTGAGGCTCGTCTTCAGCCCTCACGGATTGCAGAGTACAAACAGGAGCTGGCTGTGCGCTTCAAGGAATTCAGAGCATCTTGTCGACGAGTGGCAAGTGTTGAAAAAAGCCCAACACGTATGCTTGCTGTTGTGTCCGCTAGCTTTCAAGTGTTGTGTGAACTAACTCAAACCTTTATCAAATTAGTCAGAGGGGTTCGTTCAGAAGCCCAGAGGCTGCAGCTGTTGAGAAAAGTTGAGGAAGTAGCTATCAATTACACTTTGCTTCTGCGCGCAGCTGAAGAATCAATGGGACACTCAAGCAGTCTGCCAACTAAGACAGTGAGTGCTCAAGTTTCCTCCAACACCAATAACATGAGCTCCCTCACTCGACCTATCAAAACTCTGCCTGCCCAGTCAAAATAA